CATCAACCTTGGGAAGGTCGCAGGCTACCATTACATCATACCCGCGTAGTTTGCGACCGCTTCGGTTCGTTATACCCCACCCAGCGTCCTACAACACCACGTATGGCCGCCGCGTTGCGGCGCAGCCAGGAGGCGCCCCCTCCCACGCGAACGGAGCGCTCGTGACTTGGATATACGCGATTCCGAGCTGGCTCTTCGCCCTGCTTGTCATTGGATCCATGTGCGCCGCGAGCGCGGGTGGCCTCATCTTGGTGCACCGTCGCAAACGCGATCAGCAGTTAACGCACAACGACGTTGCGGGACCGATCATCACCACCGTGGGTACGGTACTTGCGGTGATGCTTTCGTTCATGGTCGTAACCGTGTGGCAAGAGTTCGACGTGTCCGCTGCTAACGTCCAGCATGAGGCCAGCGCGGTTTCCGATCTCTACCACCTCGCGCCGGCCCTCCCGGCGCCCGTTAGCACACGATTGCAAACGGCGGTCCGGTCGTACACGCAGATCGTGGTCGATCGCGAGTGGAAACTCATGCAATCCGGGAAGCGAAGCATGCGGGCGCGTGACGTTTCGCTATCGATTTTGGGGATCGTTGCCGGCTACGAGCCCAAGACGCCGACCCAAGTCGCGCTGCAACAAGAGGCTTTTGCACTCATCAAGACCTTTAGCGATGATCGCCGCAGTCGTATTTTTGATAATCAAGAATCGATTCCGGGAATTCTCTGGCTAACGATGATCTTTATCGGCGCGATAACGGTCGGGTCGTCCTATTTTTTCGACGTTCGAAACTTTCAAGCGCATCTCTTGATGACGATCGCCCTCGCGGCCGTCATCGGATCGATTTTCGTTTTGATCGTGGAATTCGATCTTCCGTTCCGTGGGGACATCAGCGTGCCCCCCACCGCGTTCGTACACGCTCTTGGCGACATGGCCCCACCTGGGACTACCCGATAATATTGATCGACCGAGAGACGATGACCGCGATCGTTACAAACGAAATCAGCGCTTCGAGCAGCATCAGCATCTTCGCCCAGCGGCTCAACGGCATCACATCCGTAGGACTGAACGCGAGTGCATTCGTAAACCCCAGATAGAGATAATCTAGGAACAACGGCTTCCACCCCTCGTCGACGCAGGCCAAACGCTTCGCGTCCATCGACATTTGCGGAAACAGGAAGTCGGCACCCAGGACGGCTCCCGCCGAGGCCGCCAGACCGCGCGGTTCGGGGCCGCCGCCGTCCAGTTCCCAAAACCATAGCGAGAAGACGAGGATGTTGGTGAACCACACCTCTGCGCCGGATATCAGCAACTCCGCGCCCGGGATGGCCTTGTGCGCCTGGCCGAATACGAGGCCATGCACCAAAAGAAAGACCGACGCGATATTGAAAAAATTGAGTATTGCGATCAACACGACCGAAGCGATCCGCGTCCAGCGTTTTTCCTGATGCCGGAGCGGAGCTAAGATCGAGAGCGGGATCAGGAGCGCGCCGACGAGCAGCGGGGCGGCCCAAATCGGGCCGAACGTCAAACGCGGCGGCAGAATCAAGTAGAGCGCCGTTGCCGCAACGACCGCCAACGATGCATGCCAGCGCGGCTCTCGGTCCGGCGGGCGTGGGGCAGCTTGCGAATTGCCTGTTTTCACGCCGCGCTACGTTCGGAACCTAATCCCGCTTCCTTGCTGTTCCTAGGACTATGCCTACGGATTTTCGGGACGGAAAGACTTTCCCGCGTCGAGGACGCGAACTCATCGGAGAGGCGCTATGGCTGGCGAGGCTCATCGACAAGGCCAGAGCGTCGCTTGCCGGGACGATCTACGACTACATCTACCCGTGCCCGATGGACCGGGGCGTCATGCAGCGCTGGGGCATCACCCCGGAACAGTTCGAAGCGACGGTACGCCGGCATACGGACGATGCGGAAATCCTCGAGTGGCTTTCGCAGCATGCATCCCCGGAGCGTATTCACGCCGCAAACGAATGGCTTATTGCCGGAAAAGTTGAAAACCTCAATCGCCAAGATGCCGAAGAGGGCATTCTTCCAACGGAGAACGTGTAGTGGGATCGATGATTGAATTTTCCCGCCCGGACGGGAAAACCGCGCCGGGTTATCTGGCCGAGCCGACCGCAGCTAAGGAGCACGCCCCAGGCGTGGTCATGCTTGAGGAATGGTGGGGCGTCAACGACCAGATCAAGGAGACAGCGGATCGTCTCGCCGCCGCGGGCTTTCGCGTTCTGGTTCCCGACCTCTACCGCGGACGCGTCGCAGCGACGGGCGACGAAGCGAATCACCTGATGCAGGGACTCGACTTCGGCGACGCCGCAATGCAGGACGCGCGCGGCGCGGCGATGTTCCTCAAATCGACCGGGTCGGCGAAAGCCGGCGTTACCGGCTTTTGCATGGGCGGCGCGCTCGCGCTCCTGAGTGCGATGCACGTCTCCGATTACGACGCCGCCGTTATTTGGTATGGATTCCCGCCGACGGAGGCCGGCGACCCGGCGAACATCCGTATCCCGATCATGCTGCATTGGGCGATCGACGATGAGTTCTTTCCGCTCGAAGGCGCCGAACGTATCGAAGAACGCCTTGTGGCCGGTAAGGTGCATCATCAGACGCATCGCTACCTCGCGAAGCACGCGTTCTACAACCCGGGCGGGTTGGGAAACCACGATCCGGACGCCGCCGAAACGGCGTGGGAACGTACGGTCGAGTTCTTTAACGAAAACCTACGGTAGCGTTATCGCGTTATCGTTCGAAGAGCGTGCCTGCGTTGAGCGGAGCGGAACGCAAGGCTCCCTGGCTGAGCCCCCATTTTTTGAGCAGAGCGTCGTAGGTGCCGTCGTTGATGAGAGCGAGAAGCGCGCTCGTCACCGACGCACGCTCGGCCGGGTTCTTCTTCGCCACGGCAATCGCGTAGGGCACAACGTCGAACTGCTTGCCGGCGACCTGGTATTTCGTCCCTCCGCCTTGCGTGCGCGCAAGATATGCGACGACCGGATAATCCGTGACGTGAACGTCGGACTTCCCCGCTG
The Candidatus Dormiibacterota bacterium genome window above contains:
- a CDS encoding DUF5069 domain-containing protein yields the protein MPTDFRDGKTFPRRGRELIGEALWLARLIDKARASLAGTIYDYIYPCPMDRGVMQRWGITPEQFEATVRRHTDDAEILEWLSQHASPERIHAANEWLIAGKVENLNRQDAEEGILPTENV
- a CDS encoding dienelactone hydrolase family protein, with the translated sequence MIEFSRPDGKTAPGYLAEPTAAKEHAPGVVMLEEWWGVNDQIKETADRLAAAGFRVLVPDLYRGRVAATGDEANHLMQGLDFGDAAMQDARGAAMFLKSTGSAKAGVTGFCMGGALALLSAMHVSDYDAAVIWYGFPPTEAGDPANIRIPIMLHWAIDDEFFPLEGAERIEERLVAGKVHHQTHRYLAKHAFYNPGGLGNHDPDAAETAWERTVEFFNENLR